The genomic region TTCCTAAACCTATGAATAAAATCTTTACTCCATTATTTCTTGTCATTCTATATTTTGCGCCATTGTGTTCAGCTTTTGCACAAAGCGGGCGTATTCCTGTTTCTACAGATAAAGGTATTGTAACCAGCAGTCATAAATTAGCTTCGCAAGCCGGAGCAAAAATACTAAGCAATGGCGGTAATGCAATAGATGCATCTATAGCTACTGCTTTTGCTCTTGCTGTAACTTTACCTTCTGCTGGTAATATTGGTGGTGGCGGATTTCTTGTATATCGGGGAGAAGATGGGACAGAAACCACCTTTAATTTTAGGGAAAAAGCGCCTTTAGCCGCTACAGAAACCATGTACCTTGGTGACGATGGTAAGATAAAAGATAATGCCAATCATGATGGATTACTTGCCGTAGGTGTTCCGGGAACCGTAGCCGGACTTTACCAAGCCCACCAAAAACTTGGACGCTTAGACTGGAAACAGCTACTAAAAACTGCTTTAAAATTAGCGAAATACGGTTATCCTGTTAGTGAGGATATGCAATGGTTTTTCGAGTGGGTGCAAGCGCATAAAGAAGAATATCCAAGTACGGCCAGCATTTTTTTAAAAGAAGACGGGAGTCTTTATAAAAATGGCGAAATTCTGGTTCAGAAAGATTTATTTAAAACTTTAAAAAGAATCCAAAAGAAGGGACCAGATGGTTTTTATAAAGGTAAAACCGCTCAATTACTGGCCGATTTTATGGCTAATAATGGCGGAATAATTACCGAAGAAGATCTTACCAAATATGAGGCCGAAGAAATGCAACCTGTTAAGGGTACATATCGAGGTTATGATATTATAGGAATGCCACCACCAAGTTCGGGTGGGGTAGCCGTTGTAGAAATGCTGAATATTCTTGAAGGCTTTAATATGACCGAATTTGGCCAAAATTCAGCGACTTCCTTACATTTAATGACTGAAGCGATGCGACGTGCTTTTTCAGATCGAGCCATGTATTTAGGTGATTCCAACTTTAATCCTAATATGCCTTTAAAAGAACTTACTTCTAAAAAATATGCAGAAAAACTTCGACAATCGATAAGCATAGATGCTGCATCAGAGAGTGATTCAGCTAATTTCAATAAAGCACATTTAAAATACGAAAGTAAAGAAACCACTCATATATCTGTTGTAGATAAGGACGGAAATGCAGTCTCGCTTACCTATACCTTAGAGCAAAGCT from Zunongwangia profunda SM-A87 harbors:
- the ggt gene encoding gamma-glutamyltransferase, translating into MNKIFTPLFLVILYFAPLCSAFAQSGRIPVSTDKGIVTSSHKLASQAGAKILSNGGNAIDASIATAFALAVTLPSAGNIGGGGFLVYRGEDGTETTFNFREKAPLAATETMYLGDDGKIKDNANHDGLLAVGVPGTVAGLYQAHQKLGRLDWKQLLKTALKLAKYGYPVSEDMQWFFEWVQAHKEEYPSTASIFLKEDGSLYKNGEILVQKDLFKTLKRIQKKGPDGFYKGKTAQLLADFMANNGGIITEEDLTKYEAEEMQPVKGTYRGYDIIGMPPPSSGGVAVVEMLNILEGFNMTEFGQNSATSLHLMTEAMRRAFSDRAMYLGDSNFNPNMPLKELTSKKYAEKLRQSISIDAASESDSANFNKAHLKYESKETTHISVVDKDGNAVSLTYTLEQSYGSKYIVEGAGFLLNNEMGDFNPIPGYTNSQGLIGTDPNLIAPEKRMLSSMSPVIVAKDGKTVLAIGSPGGRTIINTVLQVILNTIDYHLDIAKAIESPRIHHQWLPDITYFEEWGFSPDTKRIYQEMGHEINTRSSQGRAMGIYIDPETGMRYGAADSRSYSGGAVAEMED